TCGCCGGACGTGGAATGAACAGTGGCGAAGGTAGAAACAAAAGTTATTGGGTTCAATCCCCTTATTTATGGTGTATTTTTcactaataaaaaaaataagactaCATTAGCGAAGGATTTTCCATTGGGTTCATTTGAACCCAATGAACCCAACGGTTGTATACCTCCACTGGAAATGAAGACCTGGAAGGCCCACGAATGACAGGTGAACGGCTTAAGAAGGGATGAAAATGGGATCCTCCATATAGGCATGGCATCCTCAACAAAAAGATGGTACCTATTTCCACCTCATCATCTCTCTCCTGTACTGTGCATACCTTGCTTTACTTTTTACCTTTGCTTTTTTGGCTAAGCCCACACGTCATTCTCTTGCATCATCCCTTGGTACCTGTCCTTGAGCCCTTTCCTCTGCAAGAAACTGATGCCATGCTTTTTCCATCCACGTTGGCTTTGGAACAAGAGAGTGAATTATGCTGCATAACCTCGATGATGTGCAACTGTAGGATTTAAATCATTTTATTGAAATTTTGTCACGGCCCTCGTGTCACCCAAATTCCCGGTGCTGCCCCATTGCACACCTGCCAGTCCTGATGAATCTGATTTCCACTAAGAACTAAAGTGGTCGAGGTGCTCACGAAGAAAAGGAGTACCAGAGATAATCAACCAACGGGCACGAAGCAGCACAGACGACGGCAACATGAAAAGCCCAACAGCTTCCCGTGCTcctttgaatcacaaaaggaaGTGCGTACCAATTGTTTGGTGTACTGCTCCAAACATGATACACAAGGCCTCTCCCGGAATTTCACACGCACTGTGTCAAAATTCAGAAGCAGGATCTCCGGCAAGCAATCCTTATTCATCACACAATTCGATCCCAATTTCACGAGTACATTATTCCCAAAATTAACAACACAGGAACACTCGAATCTAAACCAAAACCTGAGATCCCTCATGGCCTCATCAgaggctcgccgccgccggagcgtCCCCGGCAGGCCCCGCGACGAAGTCCAGCACCAGCACCTCGTCGAGCAAGGGCCTGACGGCGGCCTTGGCTGCCTCCACCTTGCCGTCCCCTTCCACGGCGTCCAGCTCCTCCACGCTGTCGAACACGGCCACCATCCCGAACTGGTACCCCTTGGCGCGCGCCGGCGAGAAGTTCTCCCCGAAGCTGACCCTGGAGCCCCTGGCCTCGCCGGCAGCCTTGGTCGCCGcggcgacctcctccacgAGCCGCCCCACCTCCACACCTTCCTTGACCTTGGCGAGGGTGAGTCGGATGGCTGAGCCGGGGGTCACCGGGGACGGGCCGGCCGCGGCGTTGACCCAGtcgacggcggtggcgtcgAGCGCGTTGGGCTGCACGTGGGCCTGCACGGCGGCGACGTGGGCCGGGTGAGCCGCGTaggcggcgaggtcgggcTTGGTGGCGTAGCGGGAGTGGAGGAGGTGGGTCGGGCCCAGGGCCTCGGCCGCCGGGGagcggaggcggagcacggggcccgcgtggatgtaggACAGCCCCGGGACTTGCGACGAGAGCGCCTGCAGCGAGGAGACcatcgcggcggccgcgcccgAGGTCAGGGACTCCGGGCGGACCTTGATGAGCACGAAGTGCTCGATCGGGgccgcgatggcggcggcgggggcggcggaagacatggcggcggcggcgcggacggcggagggtttgaggcggcggcggcttagcggggaggaggcgaggaggggTAGGTGGAGACGAGGCGAAGGATGGATGATGGATTTGAGGCAAATCATGGTTTAGCACGAGGGGAAAGCAGAGGAGGTTAAAATCTGGGGGGGCTGGGACAGTGACCTGAAGATCAAGGCATGGAGTTTTATAGGGGGTTGGATGCTCCCGGCGCACGGGCTCCCACGGTGGCGGCTGCGTCCCGATGGTTGGTGTGTCCAGTCGTACGTGCTGCAGTGTGCAGTCCATGGGAGCATCGTGAGTTCGTGGCACCGTACATCAGCCGTTGCGTTACGGAGTTGTCGAAGTGCAAAACGCAGAAGTTTGCTAATTCTCCTGACAGCTCTTAGAATTTTAATGGGGTTTCTGTTGTTGTGTGGCGATTACCGTAATTTATGCGGAGTACTAAAGACATGATAATGACTGAAAATAGACCAATTGCATGGGAGTTGCATGTGCTGTGCCTAAATACTTActcttccgatccataaacaAATGTTAtccatttagtacaaaatttatacTGGTACAAAGCGGACGACATTTTTTATAaatcggagtgagtacaaTCTTGTCTATGAATGATGTGGAGCAAAAGTATACGGAGTAGATCGCACCCCCGGAAAGCTCAAAGCGGAAGAAACTGGCATATCCGGCACTAACGGGGCCCAAGAGACAACATCAACATGCATAATTGAACCAGGTAATTCGTTagtccctccgtttcataattcttgtctcaaatttgttcgaaaatggacgtatctattcctaaaaagcgtctacattcatgtaatatttcgacaagaattatgaaacggagggagcagtaatTAAGAACAGGAGCTGCCCGTAGAATGGTGCACTCAACTTAAAAACATCAACTGATCTCGAACGAGTAAACTAATACAACAGGATCTTCATAGTGCCGTTGAAATGTTCAATGCAGCTGTGGCAGGAATACATGGCTAGGGTGTACAAACATACGGGCAAAAGATAAGACCTGATACAGGtgtagagaaaacaaaaacaggatATCCGATTGCTCAATTGCTCTCTGATCCTAGCAATTCATTTCTACCCTACATAATTCACTTGTTTCCCAACTGTACAACCTACTTGTACAAGGGTATCTATTCTCGTTTCAACTTCTCTTTTCTTCATATTCTGTTTGGTCCTTGGTGCTACTTGATAATCTCTGCAGCTGGAAATATTTAGCTGGAGTCTACTGTCTACAACTTTATCCAATGGCCTTCTACAGTTCTATTCTTCTTCCTGTTTTGGTATACTAAAAACATTTCAGCAGAGGCTGAGTTCTTGCCATACTACAGTATTGGATATATTTGTCTTGATGAAGGCatggagagaggaggggaaAATATGATCCCTTGGTACTGTCAGAAATGATCTGCTAGAAATCCGAATGATATATACAGATCAAACTTGAATGAGTAATAGGAGTTCTGCATAGGGGGCACTCAGGCTTCTCATTGCACCATTCCATTATGCAATTCCTGCATGTTATGACATAAGTTATTCATAGCAATTGAAGAGAGTGGGAGAGATGAAAACCAGTTTGCATCTGTAAGACAAATTTACCAGCAGAAAACATGTCCGCAGGTTGTCGCAGTAGGATTCTGCCGGGTACTGAGACAGAGAGTGCATTTGCTCTTGCTACTGGGCGCCTGAACAACAGACACATAATATACAAAACATAAGCATCGTACAATAGATCACATGTATAAAATAAAAGAGTAGCTGTCAAAAGCATATGCAATTCTAGCCATAATcttaaattgtactccctccgatccatattaattgtcgaaatattacatgtatctagacgctttttaggcatagatacatccatatttgggcaaatttgagacgattaatatggatcggagggagtaacatttgTGGATCCCTGTCTTTCTTGGCCCGAAAAAAAAGCATTGTGAGGTGCATCCACACTCTGAGGAGCATCATGGTAACATAAAACGTTTGGCTTCCAATACAGATGCAAACATTTAGTTGAATTTCAGATTGTTCTAAGGTCACCCAAGTTAGTCATACAAACTCAAGAATTCTTATCTGAGGACAAATACCTCTGAGCCAGAAGCCAAATCAACAGCTTTCCCATGGCGGATGTCACTGATGATATTTCCATCTTCATTTAGAACAGGTACACTCCGACCTGTTTCATCGTTGATAAGAACATAAATTATCATACGCCATTGATATTTGTACCACTGTAAGAAAGTAACTCAGACCTTCAACATAATAAAGAAATGGTTATTGGTGCAACAAATTCAGCAAAAGAGTGTGTACCTGTAGATGAAGGATAGCTTCCGGATGAAATTTGATTAATGGAAGTAGCTATTGATGATAAGTTACTTCTTCGGAGTCTTTCAGCACCAAGAATACACAGCtgaattaacaaaaaaataccCAATATTTGATACCTGCAAATGTGGATAATTAAACTTGATCTTCTGGAGAATTTCATATCCAAGAGGAAAATAGTTTGACGATAATAAAAAACACTAGAGACCATGAGAAGACTTCTTATCATTTACATTCTCAAATTCGTTTCCGGAGTGTAATTAACTTCGAGGCATCAATGGCTGTATGCTTTGGTTCTGTTTGAGTTTACTTTTAGATGTAGCAGTTAAGTACAGAAAAAGGTACCTGGGCCTTTGATTCATTGGCTTACCAATGAAAACATAATGAATACCTGCTCCTCGCTTTGATAAATGATAATATAATCCTACAGAGAAGGACACATAACAAGAGTTAATCAAGTACCTAATAGTTACTTGTTAGTACAGCAGATCCGACAGAGGTGATAAGAAAGAGGATACAGCCAGTCATTGCTTAAGGTTTGAAGGTAAACAATATTAACAAGGTATTACATCCCACCACAGATAAATTGAAAGGAAACTCAACAACAGTGTCTAAGGAATTATGAATGTGTGACAGTGTTCTGACAAGATAAGCTGCATAACCTTATGAGTAAGATTTAAGCGAATGAGTTGAATTTGTCAAAAAGGGTCTGCCTGGACATTTTAATATGCCTACGCCTCATGATAAATTCAGGTTCCATGAATTTAAGGTGACCACTGAGCAGGACAAACCAAAAAGAACTTTTCAGTTGTTGTTACACAAACCCATGATAACGATCAACTGGCCTTCAAATATATCTCAAATGAAAAAAGGATTTTACATATCCTATTGGATATAAGATACCTTCAAAATAGAAGAACATCAGATTTGTCCGCATAGCCAACTGTATAAAATCTTGAGCAAGCGGCAGCATCTAGGAACAGACAAGACACTTAGACACATCATATAGATGTTAATGTTAGATAAGAAGCATCTTGTTAGTATTAGAATTATATTGTCATTTATCAGTGAGAATTTTTTAGGAGGTGTTCCATATTAAAATAGGGATGGCACATATGATCTAGAACAATTTCGTACCGAAGGCCATTTCTGAACTACCCATAGCCAAAAGGCATGAGCTCTGCTTCTCAACCTCGAGAGACTAGAAGAAGTCATAATTCTGGAAAAGTCACTCGTGTTTGTAGAGGTTTGTGCAATGCCTCTACTAGAATTATCAATTTCATGATGATAATCAAGCTGAGAGTCATCAAGGTAAATACCACGGGAGACCATTCTCGAACTGTTAAAATCAGTATgaacagaaaatatgcaaTCAGCTTCTTCGAGCAAAGAGAATATTGGCTAGATGACAGCATTGGAAATTATTACTGCCATACCTTATTCTTTCAGCAAGATAGGGCACAGTAGTTTGGTACAAAATGAAAAGGATCCGCCTCGCAGGTGTGGGTGGAAGTCCATGTGAGGTTGCAACCTGAACAACTCGATCACAACATGGACAGCATCAGCATGATACTAATACTAATGTTATCCTTGAAGATTCTAATGTACTGACTATTTTCTGCGCACCAAATTCTACAAGATACAGAATGAGAAAACTGATCATCTCACTAGCCATCACATTTGGTGTTTccttgcaaaaataaaaaaaaacatttggtGTTCCTTGTCTTTTGTTTAACAGGAGCTTTCGATTAATTTGCTAACTAGGCCCATCTAATAAAGTAAACAGTATTACGTTCAATATCATATGAAAAGTAACTCCATGATAAATAGTATTAAGATCATAAAAGTTTCTTATGATTTGTATGTAAAACTTGATAAATAGTATTTAGATCATAGTAGTTAGATAATGTTTTCCCTCGGTGAcacaagaaaaacataaaTGATGCTAAATAACAAAAACAGTATGACCTGAGATATATCACAATATTCTTCTCCTAGTGTTTGCTGGCCTGATCCAGTTGTTAGCAAGTAATAAAGGGACTGACCAAGCAATTTTATCTGCAGAAATTCAAATCAATGTAAGTTTCTGCCACATTCTACAAATAacattagaaaaaaaatgtaataaGAATGCTAGCACAGAAACAAATGCAGAGGAAAATATTCAAAACCTTCCTCTGTGCAGCTCTATGGAAAAATTGACAGAGCTCAAACAGACAGAGACAGGAAAAGCGTCTGTCTTCGCAACGCTTATACATGGACCGTATCTGATTTTGCCATATAGGATAGAAATCGGCATGGAAGA
This is a stretch of genomic DNA from Brachypodium distachyon strain Bd21 chromosome 1, Brachypodium_distachyon_v3.0, whole genome shotgun sequence. It encodes these proteins:
- the LOC100831009 gene encoding stress-response A/B barrel domain-containing protein UP3; the encoded protein is MICLKSIIHPSPRLHLPLLASSPLSRRRLKPSAVRAAAAMSSAAPAAAIAAPIEHFVLIKVRPESLTSGAAAAMVSSLQALSSQVPGLSYIHAGPVLRLRSPAAEALGPTHLLHSRYATKPDLAAYAAHPAHVAAVQAHVQPNALDATAVDWVNAAAGPSPVTPGSAIRLTLAKVKEGVEVGRLVEEVAAATKAAGEARGSRVSFGENFSPARAKGYQFGMVAVFDSVEELDAVEGDGKVEAAKAAVRPLLDEVLVLDFVAGPAGDAPAAASL
- the LOC100845440 gene encoding peroxisome biogenesis factor 10 isoform X1, which codes for MPSAGAPASDAGPSSRGGTRGGAAARPRRFPTAAQPEVMRAAEKDDSYAAHVTEACRDAFRHLFGTRVAVAYQNEIKLLGQSLYYLLTTGSGQQTLGEEYCDISQVATSHGLPPTPARRILFILYQTTVPYLAERISSRMVSRGIYLDDSQLDYHHEIDNSSRGIAQTSTNTSDFSRIMTSSSLSRLRSRAHAFWLWVVQKWPSMLPLAQDFIQLAMRTNLMFFYFEGLYYHLSKRGAGIHYVFIGKPMNQRPRYQILGIFLLIQLCILGAERLRRSNLSSIATSINQISSGSYPSSTGRSVPVLNEDGNIISDIRHGKAVDLASGSEAPSSKSKCTLCLSTRQNPTATTCGHVFCWNCIMEWCNEKPECPLCRTPITHSSLICIYHSDF
- the LOC100845440 gene encoding peroxisome biogenesis factor 10 isoform X2, translated to MYKRCEDRRFSCLCLFELCQFFHRAAQRKIKLLGQSLYYLLTTGSGQQTLGEEYCDISQVATSHGLPPTPARRILFILYQTTVPYLAERISSRMVSRGIYLDDSQLDYHHEIDNSSRGIAQTSTNTSDFSRIMTSSSLSRLRSRAHAFWLWVVQKWPSMLPLAQDFIQLAMRTNLMFFYFEGLYYHLSKRGAGIHYVFIGKPMNQRPRYQILGIFLLIQLCILGAERLRRSNLSSIATSINQISSGSYPSSTGRSVPVLNEDGNIISDIRHGKAVDLASGSEAPSSKSKCTLCLSTRQNPTATTCGHVFCWNCIMEWCNEKPECPLCRTPITHSSLICIYHSDF